The genomic stretch GCGCCGAAGCCAAGCAGCGCTACCTCGCTGGCCCGGGCCGCAAGTACAATATCGAAGCCTTCTCCCAGAACTTCATGTATCCGGACCACGACCTCGACCGTGCCACGGGCGCAATCCGCGACGGCGAACACGCCTACACCAAGGACGGCGGCCTCGCTGTTCTGTACGGTAACCTCGCGGTGGACGGCTGCATCGTGAAGACCGCCGGCGTCGATGAATCCATCTTCAAGTTCACCGGCCCCGCCGTGGTGTTCGAAAGCCAGGAAGATGCCGTGAAGGGCATTCTCGACCCGAACGTGGTGAAGGCTGGCGACGTGGTCGTTATCCGCTACGAAGGCCCGAAGGGTGGCCCCGGCATGCAGGAAATGCTCTACCCGACCTCTTACCTCAAGAGCCGTCACCTCGGCAAGTCCTGCGCCCTCCTCACCGACGGTCGCTTCTCCGGCGGTACGAGCGGCCTTTCCATCGGTCACGCTTCTCCGGAAGCCGCCAACAAGGGTAACATCGGCCTCGTGCACACGGGCGACGTTATCGAAATCGATATTCCGAACCGCACCATCAATGTGGAACTCACCGACGCCGAACTCGACGCCCGCCGCAAGGAAATGGAAGCCCGCGGCGCCAAGGCTTGGCAGCCGGAACATCGCGACCGCGTGGTATCCAAGGCTCTGCAGGCATACGCCGCCATGGCATCCTCTGCAGACAAGGGTGCTGTGCGCGACCTGAGCCTCATCGGAGTAAAGTAAGTAAAGAAGATCCCCGCCTTCGCGGGGATGACAAACCCGGGGAAACCCGGGGATGGCATTAAGGAAAAGTAATGGATTCTCTCCTTAAACCTTTTATGAATTCCCGCAAGGTGTATGTTCCGGGGAAAATGTACCCGGACATCCGCGTGGGAATGCGCGAAATTTTGACAGAAGACCCCGAAACGCCTGTCGTGACGGTGTACGATACGAGTGGCCCTTACAGCGATGTAGACGCCAAGCTCGACGTAACGAAGGGGATTGAACGTTTTCGCGAACCCTGGATTATGGAACGTGGTGACGCCGAACAGCTCGACGACATGACGTCTGCTTATGGCCGCGCCCGCCGCGCAAACCATGAGCTCGACCACCTGCGCTTTAACGCAGAACACCACCCGCTCCGCGCCAAGGCTGGTCATCACCTGACACAGCTCGATTACGCCCGCAAGGGAATCGTCACCAAGGAAATGGAATACGTGGCTATCCGCGAAAACCAGCGCCTTGATGAATTGCAGGCCCAGGGTAAAATCCAGGTGGCAGGCTCCCCTATTACGCCGGAATTCGTGCGCGACGAAATCGCCGCAGGACGAGCGATTCTGCCGGGGAACATCAACCACCCGGAATGCGAACCGATGATTATCGGCAACCGTTTCCTCACCAAGATTAACAGCAACATCGGCAACTCGGCCATTACTTCTTCTATCGAAGAAGAAGTCGAAAAAATGGCCTGGTCCGTGCGCTGGGGTGCCGACACCGTGATGGACCTTTCCACCGGAAAGCACATTCACGAGACGCGCGAATGGATTATCCGCAACAGCCCCGTACCTATCGGCACGGTGCCTATTTACCAGGCGCTCGAGAAGGTGAACGGCAAGGCCGAAGAACTCACGTGGGAACTGTACCGCGACACGCTTATTGAGCAGGCGGAACAGGGCGTGGACTACTTCACGATTCACGCGGGACTTTTGCTGGAACACATTCCGCTGACCGCCAAGCGCACCACGGGTATCGTGAGCCGCGGCGGCTCCATTCTCGCCCTCTGGCAGATGCGCCACCACCAGCAGAACTTCTTGTACACGCACTTCCGCGAAATCTGCGAAATTCTCGCCGCTTACGACGTGGCAGTCTCGCTCGGCGACGGGCTTCGCCCGGGGTCGTTGGCCGACGCTAACGACGCGGCCCAGTTCGGAGAACTGGACACGCTCGGCGAGCTCACGAAGATTGCCTGGGAATACGGCGTGCAGGTGATTATCGAAGGTCCGGGCCACGTGCCCATGCACAAGATTCAGGACAACATGGCGCGCCAGCTCGAAAAATGCCACGGCGCCCCGTTCTACACGCTCGGCCCTCTCACCACCGATATCGCCCCCGGCTACGATCACATTACGTCGGCCATCGGCGCGGCTCAAATCGGCTGGTACGGAACCGCCATGCTCTGCTACGTGACGCCCAAGGAACACCTCGGACTCCCCGACCGCGACGACGTGCGCGCCGGTGTGGTCACCTACAAGCTCGCCGCCCATGCGGCCGACCTTGCGAAAGGACACTTTGCAGCACAGTTCCGCGACGACGCCCTTTCCCGCGCCCGCTTTGACTTCCGCTGGAACGACCAGTTCGCGCTTTCCCTTGACCCCGAAAAGGCCATGGAATTCCACGACAAGACGCTCCCCGGAAGCCAGGCGAAGAGCAGCCACTTCTGCAGCATGTGCGGGCCTAATTTTTGTAGCATGCGTATCACTCGTGCCGTCCGCAACTTCGTTGCCACTGGCGAAGTGGGAGATGTATAGCAAGGACCGCACATGCGCCGAGACGAGGCAACAGGTATAAACCTGTTGTCGAGGCGAAGGGCGAACCAAGATTAACTAAAAACGACCCGATCAAATCGGGTCGTTTTTCATAATCCATTCAAAAGGAAAGATTAGCGTTTTTTGCCCTTCTTGCCTTTCTTACCCTTGGCAGCCTTAGCCGGTTTCTTCGGAGCCGGAGCTTCTTCGACAGCTTCTTCACCCTCTTCGCCTTCTTCTTCGATGGCTTCGTCAATGGAATTGCCGAGGAGAGCGTTCACGTTCACGGAAACAAGACCAGCCAAAGACTTGACTTCGGTCTTCTTGTCCACTTCGACCTTAGAGAAGTTAGAGACAATGTAGTATGCACCCGTCGCTTCGAAACGGCGAGTCATATTCGCAATGCTCATGGAACCCTTGGTAGAAGGGAAATACTTGGCTTCGAGGCGAGCCTGGTCCTGCGAGGACTTTACCGTCTGAATCGTTTCCACGGCAAGGTTCCAGACACCCTTGTTCGTTTCGATGGAATTGTTCACGTATTCCACGATCTGGGATGCACCCTTGTACGACTTGGTCGTGGTCTTTTCGTAATGTTCCGTAGCCTGAGAAACATAGCTCCCCTTCTGCATCAAGAGCGTCGCAAGAAGCAGAACCACAACAACAGAAAGAGCAATGGAAATTGTTTTAACGTTCATTATTCATTACTCCTTATTCAAAGTGGTAGGGAGCCGGAGCTTCCAGCTTAAAGTTTTCAGCCATGTTGTAACCGGCAAGAGCCTTGTAGTCGCTAGACTTCAGCTTGCCCTTGGCAAAGGTGAAGCTAATCACGCAGTTCTTTCCGCAAGCAACTTCCTTGACGCCGCCTTCGTCCTTCAGGAGGAACTTTTCGGCAAGGCCAGCCTTTTCATAAATAGAGTTCTGAGCCTGAGGAGGAATGCCAGCGGCTTCGTACATGTAAGAAAGCTGCTTGAAGCGAGCATCCTTGTCCGCTTCGATGGCCTTGACCACAGCATCAAAGGCGGCTTCGGTCTTTGCATTCGTCAAGGTGGCATAAACGAGGCGCCAAGCCATACCATACTGGTCTACGGACTTCCACTGTTCCTGAACCACTCCGTTCGACTTTTCGAGGTAGGCCCCCACCTGTTCGTTTACGGATTTCTGTGCCTGGTCATTATAATTGCCCTTGAGCACCATCATCAAGGCAAAAAGCCCAATGATGAGTACAATATCGGCAATCAACAAAATTTTGAACTTCTTTTTATCCATAAGTATCCTTTTGCAAGTTTTTGCACATAGAATTTAATTCTAAAATAAAAAAAAACAAGTAAAGTTTCGGTAAAAAGATTCATTTTTACAGAAAACGTCCGCTTTTTTAGTATATTGCAGCCCATGAGCGAATCAGAAAACAAAGAAAAGCTCCCGTCCCAGGTGATTTTCGAGAACCTCAAGGAATTGTTGCGCGCCAAAAACACCGCCCACGAATCCATGTTCAAGTTCCACTGGAAAAAAATGTGGCCATTCTGCCTTATCTGGCCCCAGGTGGACTATGAACGCATCGTTAGACTCATGAGCGAAATCCGCAAGAACGCCATCAACCAGAAGAATCTTGTACTGCAGGCAAAATCCAAGGCAAAGCCGTTCGAGAAAACTTTCCTGGATGCCGTTCCCGCCTACCTGGACGCACTCGATGTTTCTTGTCAAAAGCTCTCCGCCGCAGCCCAGTGGAAACAGGACATGCTGCTCCGCCGCATCAACAAAGATGTCAAGCTACGTCGCGATGTCGTGGAATACAACCAGATTCTCAAGGACTACGAAGATGCCCAGGGGAACTTGGTTCGTGCAGGCGCCATCGTGCAAATCGGCTGGAGCGAAGTTCAACAAGCTCACGCTTCGCAGGCTCGCTAACCTTGTAAGGACCCTGAGCCTGCCGAAGGGAACAATGTGAAACCGAAGGATCTCTATTTGAAGGTTAGGAGAGGCTTCAGCAAATCCATGCGCCACTTGATTTTCTGAAGAATACCCGCAGGGGAATTCCCTATTCGGGTCGCATTCGAGGAATGTTGCCGGTATTCCACCAAGACATCCTCCATAAAGCCGACCCTAAATTTCTTTTCAGCCACAAGGCCCAGCCACTGATCGTGCATCGGAAGATTCCTCGGGAACGGAAGCGATGATTCAAGCACATTCCTACGAAAAGCCATGCAGCACCCCGTAAAGGAATTTTTCCACCAGTTGCAAACAACGCCACTCTGGTAAGGGCGAATATCGCTCAATTTTCCCTTGCGCACCCACATTCCCGCATCGCCCTTATGCAGCAACCAGGCATCGTGCATCACCAAATCGCATTCCTCTAATTTTGCAAGGACCTTCGAGACCTTTCCCGAAAGCCAGAGATCATCCTGATCCGCAAGAAAGAGAACATCACCCTTTGCCGCCCGGAACGCGCGTTCAAAATTGTAGATGACCCCCAGATGCTTTTCGGCAGGGAGAACGCGGATTCTTGAATCCCCGAACGTTGCAATGAGCTGCAGGGTATCGTCGGTAGAACCGTCATCGGCAATCACGATTTCTGCATCGGGTGGCAACTGCGAAAGAATGCTTTTCAGCTGTTCGCAGATGAACTCGGCACCGTTATATGTAGCCATACAAACAGAAATCATTGATTTTCCTTACAAGAACAGATTGTGTCTTTCCTCGCCATGACGTTCACTAATGCTTCAAGAACATCCTCGGAATAAAAAGTTTAGGCAGACGTTTCAGGAAAGCCGTCGAAAATGTCGCCAGTTGCGGAAGCTTCTTCAAGGCCTCGCCCTTCTGGGCATACGCAAGGGCGGAGAACCATTTCGCCTTCCAGTTTTTTACGGCCTCTGGATAAAGCCTGTGCTTGTCGTACAGTTTAATAATCCGCAAAAATTCCGCATACATGCGGTTATGGTTTGCATGCAAGTTATCACCGTGTTCGCGGTAGTAGCAACAAATCAAATCAGCGGACACCGGCTGCGGTCCATATTCGTAAAGCACCTTCAGGTACAGCGGCAGGTCCTCGAAAAAGAAGCGCGCATCATAGCCCCCTAAACGTCGAACAGCCTCCGTCACGAACATTTCGGAACAACCGTGCAAGGCCTTATTTCCCAAGAAGATTTCTTCAAAATGAATTTCGGGAACGCAGGCCATATACGTGGCATCTACAAGGTCTGAAACCACCCCGTTTTCCGTCATCGGCTTCACCTGACCGAAACAGGCGCACGCACGCGGATGCGACATCAAAAAATCCAATTGCTTTTTCAGGCGATCAGGCGGCATGATGTCATCGGAGGCGAAAGTACAGAAATACTTTCCTCGGGCAAGTTCCAGCATTTCGTTCAGGGTTGCAATCACGCCCCTATTTTCACGATGAATGTAGCGGAACTTCAGTTCGGCAGCAAGGTTCGTAAGAATTTCATGCGACCGGTCGGAGCTTCCGTCATCAAGGACAATCAGTTCGAAGGTCACTCCTTTCTGCGCCATCACCGAGCGCACCGATTCCTCGACATACTTTTCGTGATTGTAGCTTGCCAAGAGCACCGATACAAGCGGCGGAAATTCCCGCTGTTCCATTTCTTCACCTTGGGCAAAAGCCTTTACATAGACGTTTTCCGTCATCTTTTCGGCGAACATATTCGTTACGGAGTATTCCACTTAAGCCTCCGGACCGCAAATGCCAAAGCGACAAGCGTCAATAAATTTTCTAGGGCATACGCCGTCATGAGTCCGTTAAACTCGATAAGCTTCACCAGAACAACCGATGACACCGCAAAGAAAAGCTGTGCCGCAATTTCAATCGACAAGAAGGCTTTCGTCGCCTGCCTGGCAATCAGCACAAAGCCAAGGCACCAGCCTGCCGAACGGAAAAAATCACCCACCAGCTGAATACCCATGTAATCGGCAACGCCCGCATACGCCGACGAAAGGAAAACGGTCACGACGATTCCACGGCAGAAATAAAGCGCAAGCACCATTACAAGCGAAAACGCCACCATGCGGATAAAGATCGGCCTAAACATTTTCGAAAATTCCTGGCGCGAAAGTTCGGCAGAAATCTTCGGGAGCACAATCACCCCCAGCGACGCCGAAAGAAGCGTTGCGATAAAGTCCGAAATTTTGTAGATTCCCTGCCAAATGCCCGCCGCATCCCAGCCCATCGTAGAACCCACAAACGAACGCACAAAGGTAAGTACCAAGGGGGTTAGCACCATCGGCACAAGCCCCATCAGGGCATACGATTTCCACGGAGCGCGAATTTCTAGCACCGACGTCTTTAACCGCTTAAAGCTAAAACCCGCACGCGATGCCGACATCGCCGCAAACACACCCGCCAACACCGACTGCGTCGCAATAATCGAAAGGACGCTCAAGTGTCCCGTAAAAAGGAAATAGGCCACCCAGAGCATCTGCCAGATAGAGGCCACGATATTGATGCTTGCCCAGCGCCGGTAATTTCCAAGACCGTTCATGACCGACGACGAAATCGTAATGATGTTGGTCGCCAAAATTCCGGGAAGGGCAAAAAGGATTGCCGCCTGGGCAAGTCGCCGGGGTACTCCGGGGAGGAGCGATTCAAGAGGCGCGAAAAAACAGAACAGGACGGCGACCACGCATGTCACGATTGTCGCATAGACCGTGAGGCGATACCCCCCACGCCATATTCCGAGTAATTTTTCGGTCGATTCCTTGTTCTGGGCCGTAAGGCTCACCCAGCCGTTCTGCATCGCAAGCGAAGAGGTTGCCTGCCCTAAAGTCATCAGGTTCAGGAACTGCCCCACACACGCGTATGCCGACGGCCCCAAAAATACAGCCAAAAGCTTGTTGACCACAAAGGCGCGAATCGCATTGAAAACGGCAACGGAACCGGAGCCAAAGAACATTTTCCAGAATTTCGACTGATTTTCCATATCCAAGCCCACTAAACAGCGCGGATAACCTTCGCAGGCACGCCTCCGATGACCACGTTTGCCGGGAATTCCCCGCAAACGACCGCACCAGCCGCCACTACGGAATTTTCTCCTATTTTCGAGCCCTTTAAAATGACGGCGCGCTCCCCGATCCATACATTGTTCGCAATGGATACATGCCCCATTTTCGGAGTTCCGCCCACACGCATCGAAGGCGCTATTTCATGAAAATCGCTATCCAGAATCGTGACACCCGTCCCAATGAGGACGTTTTCGCCAATTTCGATTCCGGGGCCTTCGGCAACCGCCGTAAAATGGTTGCAAATTTGCGTTCCCGAACCAATCGAAATAACGGCACCTTCGGTTCGCGGATTCAAGAAAGAATAAGTCGTCCAGAAGTCGGCGTCTTCGACAAAGCCAAGCACCACCTTCTCGCCCACGCAAACCTTGCCGCGGCCCTCGCAAAGTACGGGAGAAACGGCACGGAACTTTCCCTCGACCTTCGCTGTCGAAATCATCCTGTAAAAAAGGCTACGCAGCGTGCGAACCAGCTTTCGTACAATCCTAGAGCTCAAACGCATTCATCGCTCCAATAATTTCGTCGACTTCCGCATCGGTCAGCACCTGGCTTACCGGAATGCTCAAGACGGTTTCGGCCATTTTTTCGGCAATCGGAAAATCGCCCGACTTTCCAAGGATTCCACTCCCACAGGGAGCCGCATCGGGAACATTCCCGTAGGCTTCTTGCAAATGAGGCGGAGTCGGGTAAAAGACCAGGGTTCCTATACCGTGTGATTCCAGATACGCATGCAAGGCATCGCGAATTTTCTTTTCGGCAGTGCGTACCGTAAACACGTGCCACACATGCTCCTCTGGAGGGTTCGGAATTTCGGGTAATACAATCAGCGGATTCTTGATTCCCTGACAATAGCGGGCCGCTATTTCTCGACGACGTTCGTTCCACTCTTTCAGATGTGGAAGCTTTGCGAGCAAAAACGCCGCCTGCAAATCGTCGAGCCTAGAATTGACGCCACGGTACTTGTTCACATACTTAATCTCGGAGCCGTAATTACCAAGCATACGCACCACGCGCGCAAGGTCTGCATCATTGGTGAGCACCATTCCGGCATCGCCCAAGGCACCGAGGTTTTTCGTCGGATAAAAGCTGAAGGCAGAGACATCGCCTGCACAGACGCCACGAGCACCATGAGCCTGGGCACAGTCCTCGAACACGAGGAGTCCGCGTTCACGGGCAAATGCACAAATTCGGGGCATATCCGCGGCACGCCCGTAAAGATGCACGGCCATTATTCCGCGCGTTTTTTTGGTACAGGCGCTTTCCAAACGGGTCGGGTCGATATTAAAAGTCTTTTCGTCCGGTTCCACCGGCACAGGTACAAGCCCCGCAGCAGACACGGCAAGGACCGTTGCAATATAGGTGTTCGAGGGCACCAGGATTTCATCGCCAGCATCAAGGCGGCCAAGCTCGATTTCTGCACGAAGCATGAGCGTCAGCGCATCGAGCCCATTTCCAACGCCTACCCCATAAGAGGCTCCACAATAGGCGGCAAACGCATTTTCGAAATCCCGACAATAGGTTCCCCGAATATACCAGCCGGATTCCACCACATCATCGGCAGCAGCCTTCAGGGACTGCATACAAGGGGCATTGACTTGCTTTAAATCAAGAAACGGAATTTTAGCCATAGCACCCCTCAAAGAGATTTCTTGAACTTGAGGTATTCCCCGTAGTCGCGCCAGTAGTCTGTTTCGTCAAATTCATGCGACGTGAGCACCAGGCAAATGGACCCCGAAGAAAAATCAAGCTCTTCGGCCCAAATTCCAGGCGGAATGTGCAGCCCAAAATAAGGTCTATCGAGACGAAAAAGCTTTTCGCTTTCGCCATCGCTCACCTTGACGTCAAAGGCCCCGCTAGCGGCAACCAACAACTGGTGACATTCCTTGTGGGCGTGTCCACCGCGCGTCACGCCGCCAGGAATATCGTACAGGTAAAACACCCGCTTGATATCGAAGGGAATCTCCTTCGAATTCTGGATGGGCGTCAAGCTTCCGGAACGTTCGCTAATTCGCGGAAGTTCAATAAGCGAGCACAAGTCGATACGTGCGTTTTTCAGGTCCTGCGCGTTCATTTGCGTACCTCGCGGATAAACTCGTCGAAATCGCGAATGTAGTCTTCTTCAGTAAAGCCCGCCGAAGATACTACCAGCGCAAGGGAATTCGTCGAAAAATTGTCGAGTGTGCGATAATGCATCGGAGGCAGGTAAAGTCCGTAGTACGAACGCGAAAGTGAGTAGCGGCGTTCCTCTACACCGTCGTGAATGACGACGTCAAAGCTCCCCGAAAGGGCTACGATAAATTCCTGTTGCGTTTTAAAGGCGTGGCTTCCGCGAAGGCAGCCTCCCGGAACATCGTAAATCCAATAGCAGCGACCGATCTTGAACGGGATATGCTTTCCCGATTCCAAAAAACTCAAATTCCCACGCTCGTCCAGGAACTTGGGAAGCTGAATGATTTGTACTTTCTGTTCAAAATCCGCCATAATATAGGCGTAATATACAATTTTTTAGTCAGGTACATCCGCATCAACTTTTCTAATATTGAAGTATGCTCGAAATTTTGCCCTATAACGAAACGCTCGATAAACGATGGGACCGGTTCGTGATGCAGGAATCCGTGAACGGCACCTTCCTGCAGACGCGCCGTTTTTTGAACTACCATCCTAGCGATAGGTTCACAGACGCCTCTTTTCTGATTGAGTCCAGCGGAACAATAGTCGCAGCCTTTCCGGGCAATATCCTAAGTGACGGAAAGTGGATTTCTCACCAGGGTTCTACCTTCGGAGGCCCCGTCATTTCCAAGCATTTCTATTCGGCAGAGCGCCTGATACATATCATGGACGAAGCCGAGAATTATCTCAAGGGAATTTGCAGCAGCGCCATGATGCGCCCGACATCGAGCCTATTTTCGACCGAATCCACCGCACTCATCGAATATATTCTGGAGCACCGCGGATACAGGCGGCAAACAGAACTGAGCGCCGTCTGCACCCTCGAAAAAGACGCCGATCCGCTGGACAACTGCGAAAAGACATGCCGCTCCGTTTTCCGCAAGTCCATTCCGTACGAACTGGAATACCGCGACATGACGGACAGCGAAATGCCCGTATTCTACGATTACCTGTGCCAATCGAAGGCAAAGTACAACGTAAAGCCGGTGCACACCCTCGACGAGCTTCTGGACCTTCGTCACAACAGAATTTCCGAAGAAGTTAAATTCAAGGCGCTCTGGATGAAAAACACCTTCGTTGCCGGAATGATGCTCTTTGATTTTGCACAAGCTAACGTAAGGCATGCCCAGTACATCGCCCCGAACGACGAAATCAAGTCCTTCCACCCGACAACCGCCATGTACGTAAACGTCATGCGAGAAGCGGCCAAAGACGGTTTTTCCAGATTTTCCTGGGGAATTTCGACCGAAAACCGCGGCGAATACCTGAACCTTCCGCTGTTCAAGTTCAAGGAATCTCTCGGGGCAAAGGCATCCCTCAATCCGATTTACACGAAAGAGCTTTAGCACCGCGCTCCCCCTGGCCCCTGATACCAGCCCCAAACCTCCAGAGGCAGTCCGGGTTAAAGAATTTTCATAAAAAGCGCCTCTTTTGCTCTTTTTTGGATTGTTTCGCTACGCCCGCAATGACGTAACGCAGAATTATTTCTATATATGTGCGACCAATGAGTGCATGTCGCGCCAAGCTCTGCCAACATGCATGTTAACCAAAGAGCTTCCTTTAACGAGGTAAAAATGTCCTCTTTCCGTGGACCAAAAGGTAAGGTAGCCCGTTCTCTCGGACTCGCCGTTTCTCAGAAGACTCAGAAGGCTCTCGATCGCCGTAACTTTGCACCCGGCCAGCATGGTCAGACCCGCAAGAAGTCTTCTTCCGTGTACAAGCAGCAGCTCGTCGAAAAGCAGCGTCTGCGTTTCACCTACAACATTTCCGAAGCTCAGTTGGCCAAGGCTTATGACGAAGCCAACCGTCGCGCCGGTTCTGCTGGTGACAACCTGATGATCTTGCTCGAAACCCGTCTTGACGCCCTTGTCTACCGCATGGGTTTTGCTCGCACGATTTTTGCAGCTCGCCAGTATGTCGCTCACGGCCACTTCACCGTGAACGGTGTTCGCAGCTACTCTCCCGCCCGCCAGATCAAGGCCGGTGACGTGATTGCAGTTCGCGAAGGCTCTAAGGAACACGTTCAGATCAAGGAAGCCATTGCTAACGCTCCGGCTGCTCCTGAATACGTGACTGTCGACGCCGGCAAGATGGAAGGCTCTCTCGTGAAGCTCCCGCTCCGCGACCAGATCCCGGTCAAGCTGGAAGAACAGCTCGTCGTGGAATACTACTCCAGGTAGTAACCACTCAAACAGAAAACGTTTGGACGCTCGGCATTCGCCGAGCGTTTTTTTCGCATTTTCCTCCACGAATCCCCTAGATTAAAGTCTTGGGGATTATTATAGAAAATGCCGTTTTTTTTCAAAAAATCAAAGATTTTTTATGCACTAGCGGAGTTTTTAATATATGTTTATGTTACAAGAATAAGAGAAAAGGATGCAAGCGTTCAAGTCCAGACAGAACCTGATGGTGGTTGAACACGACGAAGAATGCCAGAATGCCCTGCAAAGCATTCTGGAAGAAACGTACAACATCACCGTGGTCGGAAATGCCCAAGAGGCACTCTTGCTGT from uncultured Fibrobacter sp. encodes the following:
- the ilvD gene encoding dihydroxy-acid dehydratase, with product TPGMLMAAMRLNIPAIFVSGGPMEAGHVTTKDGKDRALDLIDAMIDSADNTISDEEVAAIEANACPTCGSCSGMFTANSMNSLTEALGLSLPGNGTIVATHAERKKLFEAAGKRIVELCHQYYDLNDESILPRSIATKDAFENAMRLDIAMGGSSNTVLHLLAVAQEAGVDFTMKDIDRLSRNTPCICKVAPTVHNIHVENVNRAGGIMGILGELDRMGLIHKNAKTVHAATMGEALEVNDLKRSPSAEAKQRYLAGPGRKYNIEAFSQNFMYPDHDLDRATGAIRDGEHAYTKDGGLAVLYGNLAVDGCIVKTAGVDESIFKFTGPAVVFESQEDAVKGILDPNVVKAGDVVVIRYEGPKGGPGMQEMLYPTSYLKSRHLGKSCALLTDGRFSGGTSGLSIGHASPEAANKGNIGLVHTGDVIEIDIPNRTINVELTDAELDARRKEMEARGAKAWQPEHRDRVVSKALQAYAAMASSADKGAVRDLSLIGVK
- the thiC gene encoding phosphomethylpyrimidine synthase ThiC, with the protein product MDSLLKPFMNSRKVYVPGKMYPDIRVGMREILTEDPETPVVTVYDTSGPYSDVDAKLDVTKGIERFREPWIMERGDAEQLDDMTSAYGRARRANHELDHLRFNAEHHPLRAKAGHHLTQLDYARKGIVTKEMEYVAIRENQRLDELQAQGKIQVAGSPITPEFVRDEIAAGRAILPGNINHPECEPMIIGNRFLTKINSNIGNSAITSSIEEEVEKMAWSVRWGADTVMDLSTGKHIHETREWIIRNSPVPIGTVPIYQALEKVNGKAEELTWELYRDTLIEQAEQGVDYFTIHAGLLLEHIPLTAKRTTGIVSRGGSILALWQMRHHQQNFLYTHFREICEILAAYDVAVSLGDGLRPGSLADANDAAQFGELDTLGELTKIAWEYGVQVIIEGPGHVPMHKIQDNMARQLEKCHGAPFYTLGPLTTDIAPGYDHITSAIGAAQIGWYGTAMLCYVTPKEHLGLPDRDDVRAGVVTYKLAAHAADLAKGHFAAQFRDDALSRARFDFRWNDQFALSLDPEKAMEFHDKTLPGSQAKSSHFCSMCGPNFCSMRITRAVRNFVATGEVGDV
- a CDS encoding glycosyltransferase family 2 protein, coding for MISVCMATYNGAEFICEQLKSILSQLPPDAEIVIADDGSTDDTLQLIATFGDSRIRVLPAEKHLGVIYNFERAFRAAKGDVLFLADQDDLWLSGKVSKVLAKLEECDLVMHDAWLLHKGDAGMWVRKGKLSDIRPYQSGVVCNWWKNSFTGCCMAFRRNVLESSLPFPRNLPMHDQWLGLVAEKKFRVGFMEDVLVEYRQHSSNATRIGNSPAGILQKIKWRMDLLKPLLTFK
- a CDS encoding glycosyltransferase family 2 protein, with amino-acid sequence MEYSVTNMFAEKMTENVYVKAFAQGEEMEQREFPPLVSVLLASYNHEKYVEESVRSVMAQKGVTFELIVLDDGSSDRSHEILTNLAAELKFRYIHRENRGVIATLNEMLELARGKYFCTFASDDIMPPDRLKKQLDFLMSHPRACACFGQVKPMTENGVVSDLVDATYMACVPEIHFEEIFLGNKALHGCSEMFVTEAVRRLGGYDARFFFEDLPLYLKVLYEYGPQPVSADLICCYYREHGDNLHANHNRMYAEFLRIIKLYDKHRLYPEAVKNWKAKWFSALAYAQKGEALKKLPQLATFSTAFLKRLPKLFIPRMFLKH
- a CDS encoding O-antigen translocase; the protein is MENQSKFWKMFFGSGSVAVFNAIRAFVVNKLLAVFLGPSAYACVGQFLNLMTLGQATSSLAMQNGWVSLTAQNKESTEKLLGIWRGGYRLTVYATIVTCVVAVLFCFFAPLESLLPGVPRRLAQAAILFALPGILATNIITISSSVMNGLGNYRRWASINIVASIWQMLWVAYFLFTGHLSVLSIIATQSVLAGVFAAMSASRAGFSFKRLKTSVLEIRAPWKSYALMGLVPMVLTPLVLTFVRSFVGSTMGWDAAGIWQGIYKISDFIATLLSASLGVIVLPKISAELSRQEFSKMFRPIFIRMVAFSLVMVLALYFCRGIVVTVFLSSAYAGVADYMGIQLVGDFFRSAGWCLGFVLIARQATKAFLSIEIAAQLFFAVSSVVLVKLIEFNGLMTAYALENLLTLVALAFAVRRLKWNTP
- a CDS encoding acyltransferase — protein: MRLSSRIVRKLVRTLRSLFYRMISTAKVEGKFRAVSPVLCEGRGKVCVGEKVVLGFVEDADFWTTYSFLNPRTEGAVISIGSGTQICNHFTAVAEGPGIEIGENVLIGTGVTILDSDFHEIAPSMRVGGTPKMGHVSIANNVWIGERAVILKGSKIGENSVVAAGAVVCGEFPANVVIGGVPAKVIRAV
- a CDS encoding DegT/DnrJ/EryC1/StrS aminotransferase family protein, with product MAKIPFLDLKQVNAPCMQSLKAAADDVVESGWYIRGTYCRDFENAFAAYCGASYGVGVGNGLDALTLMLRAEIELGRLDAGDEILVPSNTYIATVLAVSAAGLVPVPVEPDEKTFNIDPTRLESACTKKTRGIMAVHLYGRAADMPRICAFARERGLLVFEDCAQAHGARGVCAGDVSAFSFYPTKNLGALGDAGMVLTNDADLARVVRMLGNYGSEIKYVNKYRGVNSRLDDLQAAFLLAKLPHLKEWNERRREIAARYCQGIKNPLIVLPEIPNPPEEHVWHVFTVRTAEKKIRDALHAYLESHGIGTLVFYPTPPHLQEAYGNVPDAAPCGSGILGKSGDFPIAEKMAETVLSIPVSQVLTDAEVDEIIGAMNAFEL
- a CDS encoding FdtA/QdtA family cupin domain-containing protein, with product MNAQDLKNARIDLCSLIELPRISERSGSLTPIQNSKEIPFDIKRVFYLYDIPGGVTRGGHAHKECHQLLVAASGAFDVKVSDGESEKLFRLDRPYFGLHIPPGIWAEELDFSSGSICLVLTSHEFDETDYWRDYGEYLKFKKSL
- a CDS encoding FdtA/QdtA family cupin domain-containing protein yields the protein MADFEQKVQIIQLPKFLDERGNLSFLESGKHIPFKIGRCYWIYDVPGGCLRGSHAFKTQQEFIVALSGSFDVVIHDGVEERRYSLSRSYYGLYLPPMHYRTLDNFSTNSLALVVSSAGFTEEDYIRDFDEFIREVRK